Genomic window (Jatrophihabitans endophyticus):
CGCCCCGACCGTCCTGCTCGACGCCGCGCACAACCCGTCCGGGCTGCAGGCGACGCTCGCCGCCGTGGCCGAGGCGTTCTCGTTCCGCCGGCTCGTCGCGGTCGTCGCCGTCATGGCCGACAAGGACGTCACCGGCATGCTCGAGCTGCTGGAACCCGCGGTGGACGAGATCGTGGTGACCGAGGTGTCCGGCACCCGGCGCATGGACGTGGACGACCTCGCCGCGCTCGCCGAGGACGTCTTCGGCCGTGACCGCGTCACCGTCGAACCCCGCCTGGACGACGCGATCGAGTCGGCGGTGCGGCTCGCCGAGCGCAGCGACGACCCGGTCATCTCGGGGGCGGGCGTCCTCGTCACCGGCTCGGTCGTGACCGTCGGCGAGGCGCGCATCCTGCTCGGCCGGCAGCGGTGAGCACGATGGAGGACATCCCCGAGGACGCCCCGGCCGCCCCGACCCCCGAGCAGTACGCCGCGCGGGCGCGCCGGGCGAACAAGGCCACCCGGGGCGCGCTCGCCGCGGTCCTCGCGCTCGAGGCGCTGGTGATCCTGCTCGTGCCGCGGGCGATCAAGTTCACCTCCGGCCTCGGCACGACTCGCACCGTCGTGCTGTTCGTCCTCGCCGCCCTGCTCGTGGTCGGCGCGGCGAGCACACGCCGGTCCTGGGGTGTCGGCTTCGGGTCGGTCCTGCAGCTCGCCTTCGTCGCGACCGGCTTCTTCCTCGGCTCGCTCTTCCTCGTCGGCGCGATCTTCGCCGCGATCTGGCTGCGGATCCTCATGCTGCGTCACGAGGTCGTCGGCACCGCCGGCGGCCTGCGCATGCTCGTCGAGTGAGCGCCGGTAGGGTTCGGGCCGTGAACGCGCCCGCCCAGGACACCGCCGTCGAACGCACCCTCGTGCTCGTCAAACCCGACGGCGTCGCCCGTGGGCTGTCGGGCGAGGTGATCCGGCGCATCGAGACCAAGGGGTACCGCGTCGTCGCGCTGCAGCTGACCACGGCGACGCCCGAGCTGCTCGCGCAGCACTACGCCGAGCACGAGGGCAAGCCGTTCTACCAGCCGTTGGTCGACTTCATGCTCTCCGGCCCGGTCGTCGCCCTGGTCGCCGAGGGCGAGCGCGTCATCGAGGGGTTCCGGTCGCTGGCCGGCGCCACGGACCCGACCGCCGCGGCGCCGGGGACGATCCGCGGCGACCTGGGTCGCGACTGGGGTCTCGCCGTGCAGCAGAACATCGTCCACGGCTCGGACTCGGCCGAGTCCGCCGCGCGCGAGATCGGGCTGTGGTTCCCGGCCTCCTGAGACCGCGTCGTCGCGTCGCGGCCGGCGGCTGAGACGCGACTTAAGGCAAGTCACACGAGTAACACCAGTCCCGCGCGTCGCAGCGGGGTCCGGCGTCTCGCCGACCCTACGATCCGGGGGTGACCAACACCCCGCTGGCCAAGCGCGCCGTCGTCTCGCGCGTCACGCAGCGCGGCGGGGACCTGCTCGGCGGCGATCTCGCGATCGATCTCGGGACCGCCAACACCCTCGTCTACGCCCGCGGCCGCGGCATCATGCTCAACGAGCCGTCGGTGGTGGCGGTCGACACCTCGTCCAACGACGTCGTCGCCGTAGGCGCCGAGGCCAAGCGCATGATCGGGCGCACTCCCGACCACATCCGCGTCGTCCGGCCGCTGCAGGACGGTGTCATCGCCGACTACGACGTGACGTCGGAGATGCTGCGCTACTTCGTGCGCAAGGTGCTGCGCCGCCGCGGCGCGTTCACCGGGCCGCGCATCGTCGTCTGCGTCCCGTCCGGCATCACCGGCGTCGAGCAGCGCGCGGTCAGCGAGGCGGCGTACGCGGCGGGTGCGCGCAAGGTCCACATCATCTCCGAGCCGATGGCGGCCGCGATCGGCGCCGGGCTGCCGGTCAACCAGCCCTCGGGGTCGATGGTCGTCGACATCGGCGGCGGGACCACCGAGGTCGCGATCCTCGCCCTCGGCGGCATCGTCGCCGCGACGAGCGTCCGGGTGGCCGGCGACGCGCTCGACCTCGCCATCGTCGACCACGTCCGGGCCGAGTTCTCGCTGCTCGTCGGCGAGCGGACGGCCGAGGAGCTCAAGATCTCGGTCGGCTCGGCCTTCCCGACCTCGGGGCCGAAGAGCGCCGAGATCCGCGGCCGCGACGTCGGCACGGGGCTGCCGCGCAACGTCACGATCTCCGGCGACGCCCTGCGCAAGGCCATGGACGGCCCGCTGGCCCGCATCGTCGCGGCGGTACGCGCCACGCTCGACCGCTGCCCGCCCGAGCTCGCCGGCGATCTCGTCACCCGCGGCATCGTCCTCACCGGGGGCGGCGCGCTGCTGCGCGGCATCGACGCCCGGCTGCAGCACGAGCTCGGCGTCCCGGTGCTCGTCGCCGACCGACCGCTCGACTCCGTCGTCCTCGGCAGCGCGACCGTCGTGGAGCACTTCGAGGCGCTGCAGAAGGTCGTCGTCGACGGCCACCGACGCTGATCGCCGGTTGCCGTGCGCACCCTGACGCGACGACAGCGCCGAGCCGCCATCGCCCTGGTCGCGGTGGCCCTCTGCTTCCTCACCCTCGACCTCGGGGGCGGCAGCCTGCGGGACGCGCACTCCGGGGTCCGTGGCGCGTTCGGCTCGCTCTACCGCGGCACCGACACCGTGGTCGGGCCGGTGCGGCGGTGGGTGCAGGGCGTCCCGTCGGCCGGCAGTCACGAGTCCGAGATCCGCCGGCTGCGCGCCGAGAACGAGGCGCTGCGCGCGCGGCTCGACGCGCTCGGGTCCGACACCCGCACGGCGCGCCAGCTCGCGACGCTGCAGCGTGCCGCGGCGAGCGGTCGGCACCGGATCGTGCCCGGCCGTGTCATCGCCTTCGGCCCGGGCCAGGGCTTCGACTGGACCGTCACCGTCGACGCGGGCAGTGACGACGGCGTGCGCGCCGGTCAGACCGTGACCGAGGGGGCGGCCCTCGTCGGCCGCGTCCTGCACGCCGACGCGCACAGCGCAGTGGTCCTGCTGGCCGCCGATCCGGGCTCCGGCGTGGGCGCGCGGGACGCGCGCTCGGGCGAGCTCGGCGTCGCCACCGGGGCCGGCCGCGGCGGCTTCACCTTCGCCCCGCTCAACCCCGACGCGTCGCTGCGGGTGGGCGACGCCCTGGTGACGGGCCCGGTCCGCGCGAGCAGCTTCGTCGCCGGGCTGTCGGTGGGGCGCATCACCGCCGTCCGGCACGGGGCCGACGGCACGCAGACCGCGACCGTCGCGCCGACATCGTCGGCCACGTCGGTCGACCTGCTCGGCGTCATCACCGCGACGACGACGTCGACCGCCTCGCGGCCCGCCGTCACGCCGGGGACGAGCGGCTCGCCGACGGGGCACAGCCGGTGACCCGCGCGCGGGTGGCGGCGGCGATCGCCGGCATCGTCACCGCCGTACTGCTGCAGGCGACGCTGATCGGGCCGGCGTTCGCCCCCCTCGCGGTCAGCCTGCCCGCGCTCGTCGTCGCCGCCGTCGCGCTCGTCGACGGGCCGGCCGTCGGCATGTCCTTCGGGTTCGCGACGGGGCTCGCCACCGACCTCGCGTCGCGGCACCCCGCCGGGCTGCTCGCGCTGTGCTGGCTCGGTCTCGGGCTGGTGTGCGGAGCGCTCGGCGAGCGTCGCAGCCGACCCCGTGACGCCGCGACCGCCGGGGCCGCCGCCGCGCTCGCCGGCAGCGCGGCGACGCTGCTGCTCGTCGCCGTCGACGGCGGCGGGTCGGCCCGCGACGCCGTGGTGTGGCTGCTGCCGACCGCATTCGTGGGGACCGTCCTCGGCCTCGGCATCGTGCCGTTCGTGCGGGCGATGCTGCACACCGAGTACCTGCGCGCGCCGCAGCCGGTCTACACCGAGCTCGTCCTGGGGCCGTCCCGTGGTCGTTGATCTCGACCGGCCGGCGTCACGGCACACGCCGCCGAGCCGGCGCCGGCTCACCATCGTGATCGCCCTCGTGGCGTCGATGATGCTGACGCTGTTCGCGCGGCTGTACTACGTGCAGCTGCTCGACCCGGACAAGCCGCAGCAGAGCGCGCACCTGACCCACGACGCCAAGATCGTGATCCCGGCCCCACGCGGGTTGATCGTCGACGCCAATGGGACGCCGCTGGTCGCCAACACCTCGGTGCAGCAGGTGACCGTCACCCGCGACGTCCTGCAGCGTCGGGCCGACAAGGGCCGCGCGGTGCTCGCCCGGCTCGCGTCGCTGCTCGACACCTCGGCCGCCCTGCTCGCCAAGCAGATCACGCCGTGCTCGCCGAAGGTGCCCGCGCCGTGCTCCACGGGCAAGCCGTTCGCCCCGGTCACGGTGTCGCAGCGCGCGCCGCAGCGGGTCGTGCTGGCGATCAGCGAGCACCGGGAGGACTATCCGGGCGTCGCCGTGCAGACGGTCAGCGTCCCGTCGTACCCGAACGCCTCGCTGGCGGCTCACCTGCTCGGCTACACCAGTCAGATCACCGCGGCCGACAAGTCGCGAAACTCCGCGCTCGACGACGTCGACACGATCGGCGTCAGCGGGCTCGAGGAGCAGTACGACGCGGCGCTACGCGGCATCGACGGCGAACAGGTCGTGCGCCTGAGCCCGCAGGGGCTTGCGGTGGGGACGGGCGCCACGACGCGCGCGCAGCAGGGCGACACCCTCGTCACCAGCATCGACGGCCGGCTGCAGGCGCTCGCGGAGAAGTCGCTCGCCCAGCAGATCAAGGACTCCCGCAAGGCGGGCAAGGCCGCCCCGTCCGGCGCGGTCGTGATCATGGACCCGCAGACCGGACGCATCGTCGCGTCGGCGAGCTACCCGACCTACGACCCCACCGTGTTCGTCGGCGGCGTGTCGAACCGCGAGTACGCGAAGCTGACCTCGACCGCGGCCAACACCCCGCTGCTCAACCGGGCCATCGCCGGGCAGTACGCCCCGGGCTCGACGTTCAAGCTCATCACCTCGTCCTCGCTGGTCGAGCACGGCCAGATCAACCTCACCGACCGCTACGGCTGCCCGGGGTCGCTGACGATCGACGGCCGGGTGAAGACCAACTTCGAGAGCGAGTCCCTCGGCCCGATCGACCTGCGCGACGCGCTCGGCTACTCGTGCGACACGTTCTTCTACCGCCCGACCGCCGGCGAGTACTACGCCGACCAGAAGCGCGTCGCCAAGGACGAGAAGCCGCGGGAGTGGCTGCAGGCCATGGCGCGGGCGTACGGCGTCGGGACGTCGCCCGGCGTGGACCTGCCCGCCGGTGAGCAGAGCTCGGGCGGGTACGCCGACCGCGAGTCGCGCCTCGCCCGGTGGAAGGCCAACCGCGCCACGTACTGCGCGAACGGCCGGCGCGGGTACCCCGAGGTCAAGGACGCCAAGCAGCGCGCCTACCTGACGCTGCTGGCGAAGGAGAACTGCACCGACGGGTGGCGGTACCGCGCCGGCGACAACGCCGACATGTCGATCGGGCAGGGC
Coding sequences:
- the mreB gene encoding rod shape-determining protein, with translation MLGGDLAIDLGTANTLVYARGRGIMLNEPSVVAVDTSSNDVVAVGAEAKRMIGRTPDHIRVVRPLQDGVIADYDVTSEMLRYFVRKVLRRRGAFTGPRIVVCVPSGITGVEQRAVSEAAYAAGARKVHIISEPMAAAIGAGLPVNQPSGSMVVDIGGGTTEVAILALGGIVAATSVRVAGDALDLAIVDHVRAEFSLLVGERTAEELKISVGSAFPTSGPKSAEIRGRDVGTGLPRNVTISGDALRKAMDGPLARIVAAVRATLDRCPPELAGDLVTRGIVLTGGGALLRGIDARLQHELGVPVLVADRPLDSVVLGSATVVEHFEALQKVVVDGHRR
- the ndk gene encoding nucleoside-diphosphate kinase is translated as MNAPAQDTAVERTLVLVKPDGVARGLSGEVIRRIETKGYRVVALQLTTATPELLAQHYAEHEGKPFYQPLVDFMLSGPVVALVAEGERVIEGFRSLAGATDPTAAAPGTIRGDLGRDWGLAVQQNIVHGSDSAESAAREIGLWFPAS
- a CDS encoding penicillin-binding transpeptidase domain-containing protein, with translation MVVDLDRPASRHTPPSRRRLTIVIALVASMMLTLFARLYYVQLLDPDKPQQSAHLTHDAKIVIPAPRGLIVDANGTPLVANTSVQQVTVTRDVLQRRADKGRAVLARLASLLDTSAALLAKQITPCSPKVPAPCSTGKPFAPVTVSQRAPQRVVLAISEHREDYPGVAVQTVSVPSYPNASLAAHLLGYTSQITAADKSRNSALDDVDTIGVSGLEEQYDAALRGIDGEQVVRLSPQGLAVGTGATTRAQQGDTLVTSIDGRLQALAEKSLAQQIKDSRKAGKAAPSGAVVIMDPQTGRIVASASYPTYDPTVFVGGVSNREYAKLTSTAANTPLLNRAIAGQYAPGSTFKLITSSSLVEHGQINLTDRYGCPGSLTIDGRVKTNFESESLGPIDLRDALGYSCDTFFYRPTAGEYYADQKRVAKDEKPREWLQAMARAYGVGTSPGVDLPAGEQSSGGYADRESRLARWKANRATYCANGRRGYPEVKDAKQRAYLTLLAKENCTDGWRYRAGDNADMSIGQGETTMSPLQLAAAYSALVNGGRLFEPTLGKAVVDGHGKVVKSIDAKVRRTVPVSQQTLDYIARSLNFGRGYAVSGAFAYLKSGYKGRIGGKTGTAEVEGKQDTSWLASWGPTYSKGGHVRARFVMVGMVEQAGTGATAAGPMLKRIWDGIFGVGSTPVVAHERPRTTLPKVEAGR
- a CDS encoding DUF4233 domain-containing protein translates to MEDIPEDAPAAPTPEQYAARARRANKATRGALAAVLALEALVILLVPRAIKFTSGLGTTRTVVLFVLAALLVVGAASTRRSWGVGFGSVLQLAFVATGFFLGSLFLVGAIFAAIWLRILMLRHEVVGTAGGLRMLVE
- the mreC gene encoding rod shape-determining protein MreC codes for the protein MRTLTRRQRRAAIALVAVALCFLTLDLGGGSLRDAHSGVRGAFGSLYRGTDTVVGPVRRWVQGVPSAGSHESEIRRLRAENEALRARLDALGSDTRTARQLATLQRAAASGRHRIVPGRVIAFGPGQGFDWTVTVDAGSDDGVRAGQTVTEGAALVGRVLHADAHSAVVLLAADPGSGVGARDARSGELGVATGAGRGGFTFAPLNPDASLRVGDALVTGPVRASSFVAGLSVGRITAVRHGADGTQTATVAPTSSATSVDLLGVITATTTSTASRPAVTPGTSGSPTGHSR